A stretch of DNA from Streptomyces xanthii:
CAGGCCCGCGCCTTCCGCGACCTGTCGCGGACGCTGCGCGGCACGGAGCTGGTCAAGGCGCGGCTGCTCGCCGGGATCCTGGCGGTCATCACGCTCCTGCCGGAGGCGGCGCTCGGCGCGGCGCTCGTCCTGGGGACGGTGCAGGTCGCGGACGGCGGTCTGTCGGCGGGCACGCTGGTCGCGTTCCTGTCCACGGCGCTGGCGCTGCGCTGGCCGATCGAGTCGATCGGCTTCCTGCTGGCGATGAGCCAGGAGGCGGCGACGGCGACGCGGCGCTTCTTCGAGGTCATGGACGAACCGGAGGAGACCGAGCCGGACGCGGTGGCCCCGGGGGCCGTCGCGGGCGGGGACGGGCTGCGCTTCGACGGCGTCGAGTTCCGCTACCCGGACGCGGAGGCGGGCTCCGTGCCGACGCTGCGCCGCGTCGACCTGCACATCCGCTCGGGCGAGACGATGGCGCTGGTCGGGGCGACCGGCAGCGGCAAGACGACGCTCACCGCGCTGGTGCCGCGCCTGTACGACGTGACGGGGGGCCGGATCACGCTCGACGGGCGGGACATCGCGGCGATGTCGCGCGCGGAGCTGCGCACGCTGGTGTCGATGGCGTTCGAGGAGCCCACGCTGTTCTCGGCGTCGGTCGCGGAGAACGTGCGGATGGGGGCTCCCGGCGCGGGGGACGCGGAGCTGGAGCGGGCGCTGGGCGTCGCGCAGGCGGACTTCGTGGCGCGGCTGCCGCAGGGTGCGGCGACCGAGGTCGGTGAGCAGGGTCTGAGTCTGTCGGGCGGGCAGCGCCAGCGTCTGGCGCTGGCCCGCTCGGTGGTGGGCGCCCCGCGCTTCCTGATCCTGGACGACCCGCTGTCGGCGCTCGACGTGCACACGGAGGCGGCGGTGGAGGCGGCCCTGCGCCGTGTCCTGGCCGACAGCACCGCCCTGGTGGTCGCGCACCGCCCGTCGACGGTCCTCCTCGCGGACCGCGTCGCTCTCCTCTCGGAGGGCCGGGTCACGGCGGTGGGCACGCACCACGAGCTCCTGCGCACGAACGCGGAGTACCGGCATCTGATGTCGGGGGACGACACGGACCCGGAAAGGGCGGCGCAGGCATGACGACGACCACAGGAAAGCCGGTCGAGGCCACGGGCCCGGACGACGAGCCGCATCCGCAGTCGCCGCCGGCCGCCGGTCCGCCGGCTCCCGGCGACCCGTTCGACCAGGACGATCTCCCTACGCGCAAGGGCGCGACCGGCGCCCTGCTGCGGTCCTTGCTGCGGCCGCACCGGCGCGGGGTGTGGCTGACGGTGCTGGCGCTGCTGTTGCAGCAGGGCGCGGTGCAGTCGGGGCCGCTGCTCGTGGCGTACGCGATCGACCGGGCGGTGCCCGCGCTCCGCGACGACTCCTACGGGCCGCTGATCGCGGTCGGGGTCGGGTTCCTGCTCGCGGCGTGCTGCTCGGCCGCGTTCCTGTACGCGTACATCCAGCTGTCGGCCCGGGTCAGTCAGGACGTGCTGCTCGATCTGCGCGGCCGGATCTTCCGGCACGCGCAGGCGCTGAGCGTCGACTTCCACGACCGGTACACCTCGGGCCGGGTCATCTCGCGGGCCACGACGGACGTCGAGTCGCTGCGCGAGCTGCTCAGCGAGGGCCTGCAGGAACTGGTCAACGTCATTCTGGCCTCCGTCTACATCACGGTGATGCTGCTCTGGCTCGACCTGGGCATCGGCGCGGTCGCGGCGGTCTCGTTCGTGCCGCTGTACGTGCTGATCCGGCTGTACCGGCGGCGGGCGGCGCGCGCGTACGGGGAGCGGTCCTCGGCGATCGCGGCGGTCATCGTGAAGTTCGTCGAGACGATGAACGGGGTCCGGCCGGTGCGGGCGTTCCGCCGCGAGGACGCGAACGACGCGGACTTCGGGCGGCTCAACCACCGGCACGAGCGGGCGAACGGCACGGCGATGCTGGAGATGGCCCGCTACGTCGTCGGCTCGCGGATCATCGCGAACACGGCGGTGGCCGGAATGGTCCTGTGGGGTGCCTACCGGGTGGCGGGCGGGACGCTCGCGCTGGGGGTGCTGGCGGCGGCGGTCCTGTTCGTGCGGCGGCTGTACGAC
This window harbors:
- a CDS encoding ABC transporter ATP-binding protein; amino-acid sequence: MATSLAPTTDPGPATGGERRSAVRALLRLWPYVRPVRARWTGAAVVAVVASCLGLVFPLVLKWIVDGPVADRDPGGVWLGAGVLLALGLAEALLFGLRRWLVARPLAGVEAAMRADLYRHLQRLPVAFHDRWASGQLLSRATTDLMVVRMFLAFPLTFLIVNGVTIVAGLALLVVQDWGLGLVLLAPAVPLIAVCYRFEHGYADASRRAQDQVGDLTTVVEESVLGIRIIKGFGRHRSQARAFRDLSRTLRGTELVKARLLAGILAVITLLPEAALGAALVLGTVQVADGGLSAGTLVAFLSTALALRWPIESIGFLLAMSQEAATATRRFFEVMDEPEETEPDAVAPGAVAGGDGLRFDGVEFRYPDAEAGSVPTLRRVDLHIRSGETMALVGATGSGKTTLTALVPRLYDVTGGRITLDGRDIAAMSRAELRTLVSMAFEEPTLFSASVAENVRMGAPGAGDAELERALGVAQADFVARLPQGAATEVGEQGLSLSGGQRQRLALARSVVGAPRFLILDDPLSALDVHTEAAVEAALRRVLADSTALVVAHRPSTVLLADRVALLSEGRVTAVGTHHELLRTNAEYRHLMSGDDTDPERAAQA
- a CDS encoding ABC transporter ATP-binding protein gives rise to the protein MTTTTGKPVEATGPDDEPHPQSPPAAGPPAPGDPFDQDDLPTRKGATGALLRSLLRPHRRGVWLTVLALLLQQGAVQSGPLLVAYAIDRAVPALRDDSYGPLIAVGVGFLLAACCSAAFLYAYIQLSARVSQDVLLDLRGRIFRHAQALSVDFHDRYTSGRVISRATTDVESLRELLSEGLQELVNVILASVYITVMLLWLDLGIGAVAAVSFVPLYVLIRLYRRRAARAYGERSSAIAAVIVKFVETMNGVRPVRAFRREDANDADFGRLNHRHERANGTAMLEMARYVVGSRIIANTAVAGMVLWGAYRVAGGTLALGVLAAAVLFVRRLYDPIDRLAMFLNSYESAAASLKKIAGLLEQVPSVPEPGAPRELPERSGELPGRDVEFRDVSFGYRTGGEVLPRFDLRMPAGQTVAVVGSTGAGKSTLAKLLARFYDPSHGQVLLDGVDLRELSTAALRRGVVMVTQEAFLFSGTVAENIAIGRPEASREEIERAAKAIGAHDFIMALPDGYDTDVRKRGGRISAGQRQLVAFARALLADPAVLILDEATSSLDIPGERAVQRAMRTVLRGRTAVVIAHRLSTVEIADRVLVMAHGRVVEDGPPSELISGTGTFATLHQAWRDSIH